Proteins encoded together in one Ferroglobus placidus DSM 10642 window:
- the carB gene encoding carbamoyl-phosphate synthase large subunit translates to MPKREDIKKIMVIGSGPIVIGQAAEFDYSGSQACKALREEGYEVVLVNSNPATIMTDPEMADKTYIEPLTPEVVAKIIERETPDALLPTLGGQTALNIAVKLHEMGVLDKYGVELIGANVDAIKKAEDRDLFKKAMENIGLEVPRSEIAESVSDALTIAEELGYPVVVRPAFTLGGTGGGIAYNREELKEIVRKGLELSMIHQVLIEESVIGWKEFELEVMRDKADNVVIICSIENFDPMGVHTGDSITVAPAQTLTDYEYQRLRDAAIAIIREIGVETGGSNIQFAVHPSSDRFLAIEMNPRVSRSSALASKATGYPIAKIAAKLAVGYTLDEIPNDITKETPASFEPTIDYVVVKIPRFAFDKFPTADPTLGTQMKSVGEVMAIGRTFEEALQKALRSLEIGRYGLGADGKDKQPSKDEIVKKLITPNPERVFYIRYALLNGFSVDEVAELTKIDKWFISKIKNILDVERELREAAKKYSIDEVPKELLRKAKRFGFSDYQIAKIFGVDERDVRKARKSKGIVATFKMVDTCAAEFEAKTPYYYSTYEEENDAVPSKRKKVMILGSGPNRIGQGIEFDYCCVHAVYSLKEEGYETIMVNCNPETVSTDYDTSDRLYFEPITHEDVMNIYENEKPEGVLVQFGGQTPLNIAKQLEESGAKILGTSVDSIDIAEDRKRFAEICRKLGIPQPENGIAFSVEEAKEVAKKIGYPVLVRPSYVLGGRAMEIVYDEETLERYIREALEVSPEKPILIDKFLEDAIEVEVDAVCDGEEVLIGGIMEHIEEAGVHSGDSACVLPPQSLSKEVIDKIIDYTRKLALELKVIGLINVQYAVKDNEVYILEANPRASRTVPFVSKATGIPLAKIAAKVMMGKKLKELGVKERLFPDHVSVKEAVFPFLKLPGVDPVLGPEMKSTGEVMGIDYDFGLAYYKAQLAAGMKLPTEGTVFISVRKHDREKILPVAKKLKEMGFRILATDGTAQFLKEHGIDAEIVPKISQGRPNVIDLIINGEIDLIINTPSGRRGKTEGYMIRRAAVDYNIPYITTYSGALAAVKGIEAIRKAELSIKSLQEYHEEVKRKYES, encoded by the coding sequence ATGCCGAAGAGAGAGGATATAAAAAAGATCATGGTAATAGGCTCTGGTCCGATTGTAATTGGGCAGGCTGCAGAATTTGACTACTCAGGCAGTCAGGCTTGTAAGGCTTTGAGGGAAGAAGGCTACGAAGTCGTTCTCGTGAACTCCAATCCGGCTACGATAATGACCGATCCGGAAATGGCTGACAAAACTTACATCGAGCCGCTTACGCCTGAAGTAGTTGCTAAAATTATAGAAAGGGAAACCCCCGACGCTTTGCTCCCAACTCTTGGCGGGCAGACCGCTTTAAACATAGCCGTAAAGCTTCACGAGATGGGTGTTCTTGACAAATACGGAGTGGAGCTGATAGGTGCTAACGTAGATGCGATAAAGAAAGCGGAAGACAGAGACCTCTTCAAGAAAGCTATGGAGAACATAGGGCTCGAGGTGCCGAGGAGTGAAATAGCTGAAAGCGTTAGCGACGCCTTAACTATTGCCGAAGAGCTCGGATATCCTGTTGTCGTAAGACCAGCTTTCACCCTCGGAGGGACCGGAGGAGGAATAGCTTACAACAGGGAGGAGTTAAAGGAGATAGTTAGGAAGGGTCTCGAACTTTCGATGATTCATCAAGTTCTCATCGAAGAGAGCGTCATCGGCTGGAAGGAGTTCGAGCTCGAAGTGATGAGGGACAAAGCGGATAACGTCGTGATAATATGCTCCATAGAAAACTTCGATCCGATGGGTGTCCATACCGGCGACAGCATCACCGTAGCTCCAGCCCAGACCCTTACGGATTACGAATACCAGAGGTTGAGAGACGCCGCTATTGCGATAATAAGAGAGATAGGTGTCGAAACCGGTGGCAGTAATATTCAGTTTGCTGTCCATCCGAGCTCAGACAGATTTTTGGCTATCGAGATGAACCCGAGGGTTAGCAGGAGCTCAGCCTTAGCATCTAAAGCCACGGGATATCCGATAGCGAAGATAGCTGCGAAGCTTGCCGTGGGCTACACTTTAGATGAGATTCCCAACGACATAACGAAGGAAACTCCAGCAAGCTTCGAGCCAACCATAGATTACGTGGTCGTAAAAATTCCGCGTTTCGCTTTCGACAAGTTCCCGACAGCAGACCCAACTCTGGGAACGCAGATGAAAAGCGTTGGAGAGGTTATGGCAATCGGAAGGACATTCGAAGAGGCGCTGCAAAAAGCTTTGAGAAGCTTGGAAATAGGAAGGTACGGGCTTGGAGCCGACGGAAAAGATAAACAGCCAAGCAAAGATGAGATAGTAAAGAAGCTCATAACTCCAAACCCCGAGAGAGTTTTCTACATCAGGTACGCACTCCTCAACGGCTTCAGCGTTGACGAGGTTGCGGAGCTTACTAAAATCGATAAGTGGTTCATCAGCAAGATCAAAAACATTCTTGATGTTGAGAGAGAGCTGAGAGAAGCGGCAAAGAAGTACTCGATAGACGAAGTTCCGAAGGAATTGCTGAGGAAAGCTAAGAGATTCGGTTTCAGCGACTACCAGATTGCGAAGATTTTCGGAGTGGATGAGAGAGACGTTAGAAAAGCGAGGAAAAGTAAAGGAATCGTGGCTACTTTCAAAATGGTCGACACGTGCGCAGCTGAATTCGAAGCAAAAACGCCGTACTATTACTCCACCTACGAAGAGGAAAACGATGCCGTTCCAAGCAAAAGAAAGAAGGTCATGATTCTCGGAAGCGGTCCCAACAGAATTGGGCAGGGAATCGAGTTCGACTACTGCTGCGTTCACGCCGTTTACAGCTTGAAAGAAGAAGGATACGAGACTATAATGGTCAACTGCAACCCTGAGACGGTTTCAACGGACTACGACACATCAGACAGACTTTACTTCGAGCCGATAACTCACGAGGACGTCATGAACATCTACGAGAACGAAAAGCCAGAAGGTGTTCTCGTTCAGTTTGGCGGACAAACTCCTTTAAACATAGCCAAACAGCTTGAGGAGAGCGGAGCGAAAATTCTCGGAACGAGCGTCGATTCGATAGACATAGCGGAAGACAGAAAGAGATTCGCGGAAATATGCAGGAAGCTCGGAATTCCACAGCCGGAAAACGGAATAGCGTTCAGCGTTGAGGAAGCTAAGGAGGTAGCGAAGAAGATAGGCTATCCAGTTCTGGTAAGACCGAGTTACGTTCTCGGTGGAAGAGCGATGGAGATCGTTTACGACGAGGAAACTCTCGAAAGATACATCAGAGAGGCTTTGGAAGTCTCCCCGGAGAAGCCGATTCTCATCGACAAATTCCTCGAAGATGCGATAGAAGTTGAGGTAGATGCTGTCTGCGATGGAGAAGAAGTTCTGATAGGAGGAATTATGGAGCACATAGAAGAGGCTGGAGTGCACAGCGGAGATTCAGCTTGCGTTCTTCCACCCCAGTCGCTTTCGAAGGAAGTTATAGACAAGATAATCGATTACACGAGAAAATTAGCCCTCGAACTCAAAGTTATCGGGCTGATAAACGTTCAGTACGCCGTCAAGGACAACGAAGTTTACATACTCGAAGCAAATCCGAGAGCGAGCAGAACCGTTCCTTTCGTAAGCAAAGCTACGGGAATTCCTCTTGCGAAAATCGCCGCCAAAGTCATGATGGGTAAAAAGCTAAAGGAGCTTGGAGTTAAGGAGAGACTGTTTCCCGACCACGTTTCAGTGAAGGAGGCTGTCTTCCCCTTCCTGAAGCTTCCGGGAGTTGATCCAGTATTAGGACCGGAGATGAAGTCCACCGGAGAAGTCATGGGGATAGACTACGATTTCGGATTGGCGTACTACAAAGCCCAGCTCGCAGCGGGAATGAAGCTGCCAACGGAAGGGACGGTCTTCATAAGCGTGAGAAAGCACGATCGAGAGAAGATTTTACCAGTGGCTAAGAAGCTCAAAGAAATGGGATTCAGAATCCTCGCAACGGATGGCACAGCCCAGTTCTTAAAAGAGCACGGAATTGACGCTGAAATCGTTCCTAAAATAAGTCAGGGAAGGCCGAACGTCATCGATTTGATAATAAACGGAGAGATCGATTTGATAATAAACACGCCTTCAGGAAGAAGAGGAAAGACTGAAGGATACATGATCAGGAGAGCGGCAGTTGACTACAACATTCCCTACATAACGACCTACAGCGGAGCTTTAGCCGCTGTAAAAGGGATAGAAGCGATAAGAAAGGCTGAATTGAGCATAAAGTCTTTGCAGGAGTACCACGAGGAAGTGAAGAGGAAGTATGAATCTTAG
- the carA gene encoding glutamine-hydrolyzing carbamoyl-phosphate synthase small subunit, with amino-acid sequence MVRAVLALEDGTFVEGKAFGELREAEGELVFNTSMTGYVEALTDPSYKGQILMMTYPLIGNYGVCREDFESDGVKVEGFVVRELCKEPNNWRSEMTVDELLKEYGIPGIEGVDTRMLTKKLRIYGSMKAYIGIGDVTKEEAIEKARAQPSISEIDLVDKVCVKEPRVVGEGGKYRVALIDCGVKRSIVRQLVKRGVEVTLFPYDYPAEKILEEDFDGVFISNGPGDPARVKPTIETIKKLAGKMPMAGICLGHQLIALAFGAKTFKLKFGHHGSNHPVKDFETGRVFISSQNHNFAVDEKTLPKGLRVTQINLNDYTVEGMVHEEIPLISVQYHPEAGPGPHDTYFFFDSFVDLLAEY; translated from the coding sequence ATGGTTAGGGCTGTTTTAGCTTTAGAAGACGGAACGTTTGTTGAGGGAAAAGCTTTCGGGGAGTTGAGAGAAGCCGAAGGGGAACTCGTTTTCAACACGAGCATGACGGGATACGTTGAAGCCTTAACCGATCCGAGTTACAAAGGGCAGATCTTGATGATGACCTACCCGTTAATAGGAAACTACGGGGTTTGCAGGGAAGATTTCGAAAGCGACGGAGTTAAAGTGGAAGGTTTCGTCGTAAGAGAACTTTGCAAAGAGCCGAACAACTGGAGAAGCGAGATGACGGTAGATGAGCTCCTCAAAGAGTACGGAATTCCGGGAATAGAAGGAGTGGACACGAGAATGCTGACAAAAAAGCTGAGAATCTACGGATCTATGAAAGCTTACATAGGAATAGGAGACGTAACGAAGGAGGAAGCGATAGAGAAAGCGAGGGCTCAGCCTTCAATAAGCGAGATCGACTTGGTCGACAAAGTTTGCGTTAAAGAGCCGAGGGTCGTTGGAGAGGGAGGAAAATACAGAGTGGCGTTAATAGATTGTGGCGTTAAGAGGAGCATAGTTAGACAGCTCGTTAAAAGAGGCGTGGAAGTTACACTTTTCCCCTACGATTATCCGGCTGAGAAGATACTCGAAGAGGATTTTGACGGAGTTTTCATTTCAAACGGTCCGGGGGATCCAGCAAGAGTGAAGCCGACGATCGAGACAATAAAAAAATTGGCAGGTAAGATGCCGATGGCCGGCATTTGTTTAGGACACCAGCTGATAGCTTTAGCTTTTGGAGCGAAAACGTTCAAGCTCAAATTCGGGCACCACGGAAGCAATCACCCAGTCAAAGACTTTGAAACCGGAAGAGTTTTCATCTCGAGCCAGAACCACAACTTTGCGGTGGACGAGAAAACTTTGCCTAAAGGTTTAAGAGTCACCCAAATAAATCTGAACGATTACACGGTCGAAGGGATGGTTCACGAGGAGATTCCACTTATAAGCGTTCAGTATCATCCGGAAGCCGGACCGGGACCGCACGACACCTACTTCTTCTTCGACAGCTTCGTCGATTTGCTCGCTGAATACTGA
- the purC gene encoding phosphoribosylaminoimidazolesuccinocarboxamide synthase, protein MGTVKDFNVMILPGKNYGLGIMKFSDRFSVFDYGVMPDTIEGKGASLCVISAYFFEKVMEKEIVKTHYISLLVNRMTYRTHELREPTNEMLVRVFRVFKPEKVNGKYDYTPFKLLKGNYVLPIEVIYRNYLPEGSSVFRRLERGEIKPEDLGLDEMPKPGEKLKRPIVDFSTKYEDYDRYISKKEAMEIANLSEEEMQKLINVTLEINDLLTKEFYDRGIIHEDGKLEFALDAERNLRLVDALGTPDECRLRFEGLEISKELLRMYYRNTEWYKKLQAVKGKENWRKLVGTPPRLPEELKEIVSELYKSTCNEVVRRRIFDVPHLKEVVRRAKEYVEVNYG, encoded by the coding sequence ATGGGAACGGTTAAAGATTTCAACGTGATGATACTTCCCGGAAAAAACTACGGGCTTGGAATAATGAAGTTCTCGGACAGATTTTCAGTTTTCGACTACGGAGTAATGCCGGACACGATAGAAGGGAAAGGGGCATCGTTGTGCGTAATCTCAGCCTACTTTTTCGAAAAAGTAATGGAAAAGGAAATCGTTAAAACCCACTACATATCCCTCCTCGTAAACAGAATGACTTACAGAACCCACGAACTTCGGGAACCAACTAACGAAATGCTCGTAAGAGTTTTCAGAGTTTTCAAGCCGGAAAAAGTAAATGGTAAGTACGATTACACCCCCTTCAAACTCCTCAAGGGCAATTACGTTCTTCCAATCGAAGTTATTTACAGAAATTACCTGCCAGAGGGTTCGAGCGTCTTTAGAAGGCTCGAGAGAGGAGAGATAAAACCGGAAGATCTTGGCTTGGATGAAATGCCGAAGCCGGGAGAGAAGCTTAAAAGACCGATAGTTGACTTCTCGACTAAGTACGAGGACTACGACAGATACATCTCGAAAAAGGAAGCCATGGAAATCGCCAATTTGAGCGAAGAGGAAATGCAAAAGCTCATAAACGTAACTCTGGAGATTAACGATTTACTCACGAAAGAGTTCTACGATAGAGGGATTATTCACGAGGACGGAAAGCTTGAGTTCGCTTTGGATGCCGAGCGAAATTTGAGGCTTGTTGACGCTTTAGGAACGCCTGACGAATGCAGGTTGAGGTTTGAAGGGCTCGAAATCAGTAAAGAGCTTCTGAGAATGTACTATCGAAACACGGAATGGTACAAGAAGTTGCAAGCGGTGAAGGGGAAGGAGAACTGGAGAAAGCTCGTCGGAACTCCTCCAAGGTTGCCGGAGGAGTTAAAGGAAATAGTTTCTGAACTTTACAAATCCACCTGTAACGAAGTTGTTAGGAGAAGAATTTTTGACGTGCCCCATTTGAAGGAGGTTGTTAGAAGGGCTAAGGAGTACGTGGAGGTAAACTATGGTTAG
- a CDS encoding AIR carboxylase family protein, with amino-acid sequence MKVVIILGSKSDLEIGEKIRSKLKENFGIDSEIRIASAHKTPEKVLEIIKSYEKAVFVTVAGRSNALSGFVDANTLNPVIASPPISDKFAGMDILSSINMPSGVAPMLVLYEENAALAVAKIVALFDDNVRRKVEEYQRKKKEEIEKADEVVRYGNG; translated from the coding sequence TTGAAAGTCGTAATAATTCTCGGCTCGAAATCGGACCTCGAAATTGGCGAAAAAATTAGAAGTAAGTTGAAGGAGAACTTCGGTATCGATTCGGAGATCAGAATCGCTTCAGCTCACAAAACTCCGGAAAAAGTCCTTGAAATTATAAAAAGCTACGAAAAAGCAGTATTCGTTACCGTTGCCGGAAGAAGTAACGCTTTGAGCGGGTTTGTGGATGCGAACACGCTTAATCCGGTCATAGCGTCTCCACCGATAAGCGACAAATTTGCGGGAATGGACATTTTATCGAGCATAAACATGCCTTCAGGAGTAGCTCCAATGCTCGTTCTCTACGAAGAGAATGCCGCGTTGGCTGTAGCTAAAATTGTAGCTCTCTTCGATGATAATGTGAGGAGAAAGGTTGAAGAGTATCAAAGGAAGAAGAAGGAGGAGATCGAAAAAGCCGATGAGGTGGTTAGATATGGGAACGGTTAA
- a CDS encoding winged helix-turn-helix domain-containing protein, translating to MPDEKLARALRARIRRRILKKILENGKMNVKQVAEELGISEYSASRHLKLLYDLGILDFEVKHREKYYFLKLKSMKKLLEAYEEVVKELKEVSA from the coding sequence ATGCCGGACGAAAAGCTCGCAAGAGCTTTGAGAGCGAGAATAAGAAGGAGAATTCTCAAGAAAATTTTGGAGAACGGAAAAATGAACGTGAAGCAAGTTGCGGAGGAGCTGGGAATATCAGAATACTCAGCCTCGAGACACCTCAAGCTCCTCTACGATCTGGGCATTCTCGATTTTGAAGTAAAACACCGAGAAAAGTACTACTTTTTGAAGTTAAAATCTATGAAAAAGCTCCTCGAAGCTTACGAAGAGGTAGTTAAAGAGCTCAAGGAGGTGAGCGCTTGA
- a CDS encoding acetyl-CoA carboxylase biotin carboxylase subunit, giving the protein MFRKILVANRGEIAVRVMRSCKELGIKTVAVYSEADVKSFHRVYADECYYIGKAEPSESYLNIEKIIEVAKRSGAEAIHPGYGFLAENAEFARRCEEEGIVFIGPPADVIEAMGSKVNARKLMREAGVPVIPGSDEIESAEEAKEFAEKVGYPVAVKASGGGGGIGISIAHNEEELVKAFERSKKLGEKYFKDPTVYVEKYLPKPRHIEFQILADDSKVIHLGERECSIQRRHQKLIEEAPSPIFDEEMREKFGKIAVKGAKHIGYRNAGTMEFLYQDGEIYFLEMNTRLQVEHTITEMVTGIDIVKEQIRIASGEGMSVDQEDVKIRGHAIECRINAEDPINFLPRTGKITHYRSPGGPGIRVDSGVHMGYEIPPYYDPMISKLIAWGRTRIEAIARMRRALYEYVIEGVETNIPFHIVVLNDEEFVKGNTHTRFVEERKIVERVKSVLDAIDHLKKRLDEIFTADHFVSEEDIVAAAISAAIAEYLKDSGVVEMKTSQAWKTISRLKTLGWI; this is encoded by the coding sequence ATGTTCAGGAAGATTCTCGTTGCGAACAGAGGAGAAATTGCCGTTAGGGTTATGCGTTCTTGCAAGGAGCTCGGTATTAAAACTGTAGCCGTTTATTCAGAGGCAGACGTTAAGTCCTTTCACAGGGTTTACGCTGACGAATGCTACTACATCGGAAAAGCCGAACCCTCTGAAAGCTATTTAAACATCGAAAAGATAATAGAAGTTGCCAAAAGGAGTGGAGCTGAAGCTATCCATCCTGGCTACGGATTTTTAGCGGAAAATGCCGAATTCGCAAGGAGATGCGAAGAAGAGGGAATAGTTTTCATAGGTCCGCCGGCTGATGTGATAGAGGCGATGGGTTCCAAGGTTAACGCGAGAAAGTTGATGAGAGAAGCCGGAGTTCCGGTTATTCCGGGAAGCGATGAGATCGAAAGTGCTGAAGAGGCTAAGGAATTCGCTGAAAAAGTAGGATATCCAGTGGCTGTAAAGGCGAGCGGTGGTGGAGGAGGAATAGGAATTTCTATAGCTCACAACGAAGAAGAGCTTGTCAAAGCTTTCGAAAGAAGCAAGAAGCTCGGAGAAAAGTACTTTAAGGATCCGACGGTTTACGTAGAGAAGTACTTGCCGAAGCCGAGGCACATAGAGTTTCAGATTCTTGCCGACGATAGCAAAGTTATACACCTCGGAGAAAGGGAGTGCAGCATTCAGAGGAGACATCAAAAATTGATAGAGGAAGCACCTTCGCCAATTTTCGATGAAGAGATGAGAGAAAAATTCGGGAAAATTGCTGTAAAAGGAGCTAAGCACATAGGTTACAGAAACGCAGGAACGATGGAGTTTCTTTACCAGGACGGAGAGATATACTTTTTAGAGATGAACACGAGGCTACAAGTAGAGCACACGATTACGGAAATGGTAACAGGAATAGACATCGTCAAGGAGCAGATAAGGATAGCTTCAGGAGAGGGAATGAGCGTAGATCAAGAGGACGTGAAAATTAGAGGTCACGCGATAGAGTGCAGAATCAACGCAGAAGATCCGATAAATTTCCTGCCGAGAACTGGAAAAATAACCCACTACCGCTCTCCAGGAGGACCGGGAATTAGAGTTGACAGCGGAGTTCACATGGGTTACGAAATTCCTCCATACTACGATCCGATGATTTCCAAGCTAATTGCCTGGGGAAGGACGAGAATCGAAGCCATAGCGAGAATGAGAAGAGCCCTCTACGAGTACGTAATTGAGGGTGTCGAGACGAACATACCCTTCCACATTGTCGTCCTCAACGACGAAGAGTTCGTAAAAGGAAATACCCACACGAGATTCGTGGAGGAGAGGAAAATAGTGGAGAGAGTAAAGAGCGTTCTCGATGCAATAGATCATCTCAAAAAGAGACTCGACGAAATTTTCACAGCAGACCACTTCGTCAGCGAAGAAGATATTGTGGCTGCGGCAATTTCGGCGGCGATAGCGGAATACCTGAAAGATTCCGGAGTTGTGGAAATGAAGACTTCTCAAGCTTGGAAAACGATAAGCAGACTGAAAACGTTAGGGTGGATTTGA
- a CDS encoding DUF22 domain-containing protein has translation MYRTLAFKSAKTAYWKLLVAKESLDVKKGEVYRVEVEKIRLPPNTIVSPLAIKRHGYGIVVDVKEDKPEKIDGERSIEAAYFLATSDGNVEEGDLIGVVKVYPVKTAPAEMISRVEAPEVNVRMEKKKVKLVTKKGRKEVEIEELWYRRWNVAEWFPIIADEDKSVEKGKLEEIRIKTIELPPNTIPVPLYIMRNAYGTVLDLEAVELKKVEEKTRINKVYFLPVFPGEIKKGDLLGVLNVYYISVGERSVQLLRYLTEKVKARIVYWEDEWRVNSSEIEIEPLSFKRSPLGLIEPIFSAENKKLIKGVPEVVKIEMLEFPSGTILQPVSGKSRDQLMLIDVMSFEPPRLVEEDKRITHAVVLPTETTEIKKGDYIGMMLVYNVSVLLEPYFFMKRHELRGSI, from the coding sequence ATGTACCGAACTTTAGCCTTTAAATCGGCTAAAACAGCCTACTGGAAACTGCTCGTGGCTAAGGAAAGTTTGGACGTCAAGAAAGGGGAAGTTTACAGGGTTGAAGTTGAGAAAATACGATTACCTCCAAACACCATAGTTTCTCCGTTGGCGATAAAGAGACACGGCTACGGAATCGTTGTTGACGTTAAAGAGGACAAGCCGGAAAAAATCGACGGAGAGAGGAGCATAGAGGCTGCTTATTTCTTAGCCACTTCAGACGGAAACGTTGAGGAGGGAGATTTAATTGGAGTCGTTAAGGTTTATCCAGTTAAGACTGCTCCAGCGGAGATGATAAGCAGAGTTGAAGCTCCTGAAGTGAACGTTAGAATGGAAAAGAAGAAGGTGAAGCTCGTTACAAAGAAGGGAAGGAAAGAGGTGGAGATCGAAGAGCTATGGTACAGAAGGTGGAACGTCGCTGAGTGGTTCCCCATCATAGCGGACGAAGATAAAAGCGTGGAAAAGGGAAAGCTTGAGGAAATAAGGATAAAGACGATAGAGCTTCCTCCAAACACGATCCCCGTTCCTCTTTACATAATGAGAAACGCTTACGGAACAGTTCTCGATTTAGAAGCTGTTGAGCTAAAGAAAGTTGAGGAAAAAACGAGGATAAACAAAGTTTACTTCCTGCCGGTTTTTCCCGGAGAGATAAAGAAGGGGGACCTCCTAGGAGTTCTGAACGTTTATTACATTTCTGTTGGGGAGAGGAGCGTTCAGCTCTTACGCTACTTAACTGAAAAGGTTAAGGCGAGAATCGTTTACTGGGAGGATGAGTGGAGGGTCAACAGCAGCGAGATAGAAATCGAGCCGCTAAGCTTCAAGAGAAGTCCTCTCGGGCTGATAGAGCCAATATTCAGCGCTGAGAACAAGAAGCTAATAAAGGGAGTTCCGGAAGTCGTGAAGATTGAAATGCTTGAATTTCCATCTGGAACCATACTCCAACCAGTCTCCGGAAAGTCCAGAGATCAGCTGATGCTTATCGACGTTATGAGCTTCGAACCTCCGAGACTTGTCGAGGAAGACAAGAGAATTACTCATGCGGTCGTTCTTCCAACGGAAACTACAGAGATTAAGAAAGGGGATTACATCGGAATGATGCTCGTTTACAACGTTTCCGTTTTACTTGAGCCGTATTTCTTCATGAAGAGGCACGAGCTCAGGGGAAGTATCTAA